From Plodia interpunctella isolate USDA-ARS_2022_Savannah chromosome 18, ilPloInte3.2, whole genome shotgun sequence, a single genomic window includes:
- the LOC128677954 gene encoding WD repeat-containing protein 91 produces the protein MAHIQFVDELVREYLLFRGFTAAVKAFDSDLKADKDKGFRVDKIIDQISHYINVSDLAGFKEYWSHLDALVFSKLEIHVQPAVRKLEYSLYKLYLVTATQSGGGVRNEKVAEFFSKMLPELQGQSEWREWFMLPYIQKPEENVSFSLYFTRVWQDSVWVSLHNLLATVFQCMPQPTLTSYESDAAMVKRLQDEVTAFRGKTQQSTEKTSPIGHQSRLSQYSERLSGPMALVDDFCAVPSEQLDSGVREAKGLRGLLRQMGGSPVMGRKSGRSQSQN, from the exons atggctCATATACAATTTGTTGACGAATTAGTGCGTGAATATTTACTGTTCAGAGGGTTCACAGCTGCGGTCAAAGCTTTCGACAGTGATTTAAAAGCAGATAAAGACAAAGGTTTTAGAGtggataaaataattgatcaaatatcacattatattaatgtatcaGACCTTGCTGGCTTCAAAGAGTACTGGTCTCATCTCGATGCATTAGTATTCTCTAAATTAGAGATTCATGTACAACCAG cTGTCCGAAAATTGGAGTATAGCCTATACAAGTTGTACTTAGTGACTGCCACTCAGAGTGGGGGTGGGGTGCGCAATGAGAAGGTTGCAGAGTTCTTCTCCAAGATGCTGCCGGAACTACAAGGGCAGAGTGAATGGAGGGAGTGGTTCA TGTTGCCATACATCCAAAAGCCGGAAGAGAATGTATCCTTCAGCCTGTACTTCACACGAGTGTGGCAGGACAGTGTGTGGGTCTCCCTACATAACCTGCTTGCGACCGTGTTCCAGTGCATGCCACAGCCCACACTCACCAGCTATGAGAGTGACGCTGCTATGGTTAAGAGGCTGCAAGATGAAGTTACCGCTTTCAGGGGCAAG aCACAACAATCAACTGAGAAAACGTCACCCATCGGCCACCAGTCTCGCCTCTCCCAATACTCAGAAAGACTAAGCGGGCCTATGGCCCTCGTCGACGACTTCTGTGCGGTGCCATCCGAGCAACTGGACAGCGGAGTCCGAGAGGCGAAGGGGCTCCGCGGCCTCTTGCGACAGATGGGCGGCAGTCCTGTCATGGGACGAAAGTCTGGAAGATCTCAAAGTCAAAACTGA
- the Ric gene encoding GTP-binding protein Rit2, with the protein MAGEAAGTSRGLRVYKIVVLGDGGVGKSAVTLQFVSHSFLDYHDPTIEDSYQQQAVIDGEPALLDILDTAGQVEFTAMREQYMRCGEGFVLCYSVTDRRSFRAAAEYRRLLAQARPSERLPLVLVGNKLDLAPSCRQVSTEEGKALATQLGCPFFETSAALRHFVDDAFHALVREIRRLERQRQSSLLGTGISSGGGRRRWRRLRSIFALVFRRRRRHQP; encoded by the exons ATGGCGGGCGAGGCTGCGGGCACGTCGCGCGGCCTCCGAGTCTACAAGATCGTGGTGCTCGGCGACGGCGGGGTGGGCAAGTCCGCGGTCACGCTGCAGTTCGTAAGCCACAGTTTCCTGGACTACCATGACCCTACTATAG AAGACTCATATCAACAGCAAGCAGTGATTGACGGGGAGCCAGCCCTTTTGGATATATTGGATACAGCTGGCCAG GTGGAGTTCACAGCGATGCGTGAGCAGTACATGCGGTGCGGGGAGGGCTTCGTGCTGTGCTACTCCGTGACGGACCGGCGCTCGTTCCGCGCGGCGGCCGAGTACCGGCGGCTGCTGGCGCAGGCGCGGCCGTCCGAGCGGCTGCCGCTCGTGCTGGTCGGCAACAAGCTGGACCTGGCGCCCAGCTGTAGACAA GTGAGCACAGAGGAAGGCAAAGCCCTGGCGACACAATTAGGATGCCCCTTCTTCGAAACTTCAGCGGCTTTGAGACATTTCGTTGACGACGCCTTCCACGCGCTTGTAAGAGAGATACGACGATTGGAACGACAGAGACAG TCATCACTGCTGGGCACGGGTATATCGTCAGGCGGAGGTCGGCGGCGCTGGCGCAGACTACGCAGCATCTTTGCGCTAGTGTTCCGACGCCGGCGCCGGCATCAGCCCTAA